From Candidatus Eisenbacteria bacterium, the proteins below share one genomic window:
- a CDS encoding Ku protein, which produces MPLHSIGSGTISFGLVSIPIKMYSAATSAGVSFNQLHQKCGGRIRQQLICPTCNEVVERGALVKGYEFAKDQYVQFTEEELKALEEETNKMIDIAEFVPLAEVDPIYFEKTYYLGPDKGGEKAYRLLTDAMQKSERVALAKFVMRGKENLVLIRPAKDGLMLHTMYFADEIRDFGEVDKGDAAKVKPGELDLAERLVGELTSEKFRPEQYSDEYRTRVLQVVESKVEGREVTSLAPQAQRAQVIDLMEALKQSLGKRGSGAEDAGTKKAATLQKKPATRARQKAEPAPREKRVQGNKR; this is translated from the coding sequence ATGCCGCTGCACTCCATCGGGTCGGGGACGATCTCCTTCGGCCTGGTTTCGATCCCGATCAAGATGTACTCGGCCGCCACCTCGGCCGGCGTTTCGTTCAACCAGCTCCACCAGAAGTGCGGCGGACGCATCCGCCAGCAGCTGATCTGCCCCACCTGCAACGAGGTCGTCGAGCGAGGCGCGCTGGTCAAGGGCTACGAGTTCGCTAAGGACCAGTACGTGCAATTCACGGAAGAGGAGCTCAAGGCGCTCGAGGAAGAAACAAACAAGATGATCGACATCGCGGAGTTCGTCCCGCTAGCCGAGGTGGATCCGATCTACTTCGAGAAGACTTACTACCTGGGCCCGGACAAGGGCGGTGAGAAGGCGTACCGGCTGCTCACCGACGCCATGCAGAAGTCCGAGCGTGTGGCGCTCGCCAAGTTCGTGATGCGGGGGAAGGAAAATCTGGTGCTCATCCGCCCTGCGAAGGACGGGTTGATGCTGCACACGATGTACTTTGCCGATGAGATCCGGGACTTCGGCGAGGTGGACAAGGGCGATGCCGCCAAGGTCAAGCCCGGCGAGCTGGACCTGGCGGAGCGGCTGGTCGGCGAGCTCACCAGCGAGAAGTTCCGTCCGGAGCAGTACTCCGACGAGTATCGGACCCGCGTCCTCCAGGTCGTCGAATCCAAGGTCGAAGGGCGCGAAGTGACGTCGCTCGCGCCGCAGGCGCAGCGCGCGCAGGTGATCGACCTGATGGAGGCTCTCAAGCAGAGCCTCGGCAAGCGCGGCTCGGGAGCTGAAGACGCCGGCACCAAGAAGGCGGCTACCCT
- the ligD gene encoding DNA ligase D gives MSPRTGAPGKSRPSKPKTGALKPKARGAAKPKASPTPKPKAPPAPAPLETYRRKRDPGRTTEPFGGVSAARAPSVATSGGQASRFVVQQHWARNMHFDLRLELEGVLKSWAVPKGPSLRAEEKRLAVHVEDHPIEYANFEGVIPAGNYGAGSVIVWDRGGYGSFKPEDIREQYARGKLELELFGHKLGGRWTLVRMSKSEKDWLLLKKADSAASEQDVLERWPRSVISGLTVQEMRDVPGWTAALRARVDSLKAPRGDLRADKVQHMLATSAEKPFSRAGWVFEIKYDGVRVIAERRGEEVRMLGRSGEDITARYPEIAAALHGLTAEHFVVDGEIVAYDASGRPSFGRLQKRMLLSRPHDIAAAMARVPVRAVFFDCLALEGHDLRKLRLLDRKECLARILPPAGIVQASDHIAEHGEAFFNAASEMGLEGMIAKRADSAYTGKRSSDWVKIKCQRRQEFVIGGYAEPRGGDRHFGALHVGVYEGDQLRHVTRVGSGFDGAMQDHVWQLLQPLARAESPFGTTGPTGRGNHWVEPKLVCEVRFTEWTADGGVRHPIFIGLRTDRKPEEIRREGGPESDAAPEPDDADSGTGPGSSAGPPSAPTPAAEPREVRLSNLRKAFWPDEGYTKGDLVAYYDTIAPLMLPYLRDRPVVLTRYPDGIKGKSFFQKDAPVFVPDWMRIELVYSKDSDRDIRFFVLDDEESLRYVANLGTIPIHMWSARSGSLERPDWLVLDLDPKGAPFSHVVEIARSLHRLLEELELPSYPKTSGQAGLHILIPLGRRYTHEECKTFARVLASLALEANPEIATLARPLHARGGKVYVDWGQNGHGITIVAPFSLRPIPGAPASCPLQWSEVNGKLDPAKFTIRTLPKRFEKMEDPLAGVMGKGVNIGVAIAAIEERLKRKAKRK, from the coding sequence ATGTCGCCCCGCACCGGCGCTCCCGGTAAGTCTCGCCCCAGCAAGCCAAAAACCGGCGCCCTGAAGCCGAAAGCCCGCGGTGCCGCGAAGCCAAAGGCGTCCCCGACGCCGAAGCCCAAAGCCCCTCCAGCGCCTGCCCCGCTCGAGACCTATCGCCGCAAGCGGGACCCCGGCCGCACGACGGAGCCGTTCGGTGGCGTCTCGGCCGCCCGCGCTCCTTCCGTCGCGACGTCCGGCGGCCAAGCTTCGCGATTCGTCGTGCAGCAACACTGGGCGCGCAACATGCATTTCGATCTGCGGCTCGAGTTGGAGGGGGTGCTGAAGAGCTGGGCGGTGCCGAAGGGACCCTCGCTCCGCGCGGAGGAGAAAAGGCTCGCGGTGCACGTCGAGGACCACCCGATCGAATACGCGAACTTCGAGGGGGTGATCCCGGCCGGGAACTACGGCGCGGGCTCGGTGATCGTCTGGGACCGCGGCGGCTACGGCTCGTTCAAGCCCGAGGACATCCGCGAGCAATACGCGCGCGGGAAGCTCGAGCTGGAGCTGTTCGGTCACAAGCTCGGCGGGCGCTGGACGCTCGTTCGCATGAGCAAGAGCGAGAAGGACTGGCTGCTGCTGAAGAAGGCCGATAGCGCGGCCTCGGAGCAGGACGTGCTCGAGCGTTGGCCGCGCTCGGTGATCTCGGGCCTCACCGTCCAGGAGATGCGCGACGTGCCCGGCTGGACCGCCGCCCTGCGCGCCCGCGTCGACTCCCTGAAGGCCCCGCGCGGAGACCTGCGCGCCGACAAGGTTCAGCACATGCTGGCCACGTCGGCCGAGAAGCCCTTCTCGAGGGCGGGCTGGGTGTTCGAGATCAAGTACGACGGCGTGCGCGTGATCGCCGAGCGCCGCGGCGAGGAAGTGCGGATGCTCGGCCGGAGCGGCGAAGATATCACCGCGCGGTACCCCGAGATCGCCGCGGCGCTCCATGGGCTCACCGCGGAACACTTCGTGGTGGACGGCGAGATCGTGGCGTACGACGCGTCGGGTCGCCCGAGCTTCGGCCGTCTACAGAAGCGCATGCTGCTCTCGCGCCCGCACGACATCGCCGCTGCGATGGCGCGGGTTCCGGTGCGCGCGGTCTTCTTCGACTGCTTGGCGCTCGAGGGCCACGACCTGCGCAAGCTCCGGCTCCTCGACCGGAAGGAATGCCTCGCCCGCATCCTGCCGCCCGCCGGCATCGTCCAGGCGAGCGACCACATCGCGGAGCACGGCGAGGCGTTTTTCAATGCCGCATCCGAGATGGGGCTCGAGGGGATGATCGCGAAGCGCGCCGACAGCGCCTATACGGGCAAGCGATCGTCCGACTGGGTCAAGATCAAGTGCCAGCGCCGGCAGGAGTTCGTGATCGGCGGCTATGCCGAGCCGCGCGGCGGCGACCGGCATTTCGGCGCGTTGCACGTCGGCGTCTACGAAGGCGATCAGCTCCGGCACGTGACGCGCGTCGGGAGCGGCTTCGACGGGGCCATGCAAGACCATGTGTGGCAGCTTCTCCAGCCGCTGGCCCGCGCGGAGTCGCCCTTCGGCACGACGGGGCCGACCGGTCGCGGCAATCACTGGGTGGAGCCGAAGCTGGTGTGCGAAGTGCGCTTCACCGAGTGGACCGCGGACGGGGGCGTGCGCCATCCGATATTCATCGGGCTGCGTACCGACCGGAAGCCCGAGGAGATCCGGCGCGAGGGCGGGCCGGAGAGCGACGCCGCTCCGGAGCCGGACGATGCTGACTCCGGGACCGGCCCAGGCTCCTCCGCCGGTCCGCCGAGTGCGCCGACGCCGGCCGCCGAGCCGCGCGAGGTCCGCCTCTCCAATCTGCGCAAGGCGTTCTGGCCGGACGAGGGCTACACCAAGGGCGACCTCGTCGCCTACTACGACACGATCGCCCCGCTCATGTTGCCCTATCTGCGCGATCGGCCCGTGGTGCTCACCCGGTACCCGGACGGCATCAAAGGGAAGTCGTTCTTCCAGAAGGACGCCCCGGTGTTTGTCCCCGACTGGATGCGCATCGAATTGGTCTACTCCAAGGACTCCGATCGCGACATCCGCTTCTTCGTCCTCGACGATGAAGAGTCGCTCCGGTATGTGGCGAACCTGGGCACGATTCCAATCCACATGTGGAGCGCCCGGTCCGGCTCGCTCGAGCGCCCCGACTGGCTGGTGCTCGACCTCGATCCCAAGGGTGCGCCCTTCTCGCACGTCGTCGAGATCGCGCGAAGCCTGCATCGGCTGCTGGAAGAGCTGGAGCTGCCGAGCTACCCGAAGACATCGGGCCAGGCCGGGCTCCACATCCTGATCCCGCTGGGCCGGCGCTACACGCACGAGGAGTGCAAGACCTTCGCGCGCGTGCTTGCGTCGCTGGCGTTGGAGGCGAATCCCGAGATCGCCACGCTCGCGCGTCCTCTCCATGCACGCGGCGGCAAGGTCTACGTCGACTGGGGGCA